The DNA window ATTCGAATCCTGAAATCATGGCCAGCACTCTGTTCTCTCGAAAACAAAACCGGACTTCCGGGATCCCAATAGGCGCCTGCTATTAACAGATCTGTTTGATAAGCATATTTTAAAAAATTGCTTTTAAAATGTTCAGGGTGTTTGTAAAACTCATTCCTGCTGAATGGGATTCCATCTTTGTGATAATGATAATCCCTGGAATTCAATTGAGCAAAAACCGGTTCCCTAAAGCTTTCTTCTAAATATTCAGCCGGAGTAACTTTTTGAATATTCATTCCGTGAAGTACTTCCATAGCACCTTTTGATACTCTCCCTCCTCCGGTTAAAGCTATTTTTATAGCCGGCAACTTCACTTTACCGAATTCTCTTTTGAGATCTTCGAGATCAAAACAACGATGAGCCCTTCGAATATTGAACAAATTGTATCGCTGTCCGAAAGTCCAAATGCCATTGTATGCGCCTACAATTCCGGCGTATCTTCCAAAGGCAATGATTCGCTTTCCATTGGTATCAGTCAATACCTCATAATCGATCAATCGAATATTTTTCTTAATTATCGTTTTGAGCAGATCGCGATTGTAGGGCTGTTCTTTAATAGTGTGAGAAAAGAAGAAATAGGTTTTATCTTCGATCAAATGTTTTTTAGGAACTTCTTTTACGCCCATTAAAACGTCACAATCACTTACATCCTTTACAACTTTTACCCCGGCTTCAGTATAATCGATATCTTTAAAACAACGGATATTACTGGATTGGACTACAATTTCAAGTTCCGGAAATGCCTCCATGGCATCTGCACATTGCGCCGGAGTCATTGGAACGCGTTTATCGACCGGTATTTTTTGCTCTTTAATTAATCCAAATTTAATCTTTGTCATATCTGATTATTCTGATAAATAAGACCGCAATTTAAGCTTCATTAGTTCTTTTTGGAATTTTTCGTGAATCAATTCAAACTTTTCATCGATAGAGTTAAATAAATCATAAATTTGAACTTCGTTTTGAATGATGATGATATGGCCTGGTTTAATAGGAAAGCCAAAGGAATTCAAACACCTACTGATCAGAAAAAAGATGTACCCGATGGTTTGTGGTACAAAACTCCTTCCGGAAATATTAGTCATATGGCAGAGCTCAAGAAAAACAGCTATGTTGTACCGGAAGATAACTATCATGTAAGGATTGGTTCCAAAGAGTATTTTGAAATAATTTTTGATAAAAACAAATTTCAGGAGCTGGATGCAAATATGTCATCAGCCGATCCATTGAATTTTGTAGATACCAAAGCTTATCCCGCAAGAATAACTGCAACCCAGCAAAAAACTGGATTGAAAGATGCTGTTCGTTCGGCTGTTGGTAAAATGAACGGTAAGGAAATAGTTATTAGCTGTATGGACTTTCAGTTTATTGGTGGAAGTATGGGATCGGTTGTGGGGGAAAAAATTGCCAGGGCAATTGATTATTCGAGAAAACATAAAATTCCATTTTTAATGATTTCAAAATCCGGGGGTGCCAGAATGATGGAAGCCGGATTTTCCCTAATGCAGCTTGCGAAAACTTCTGCCAAACTTAGATTGCTGGCGGATGAAAAAATTCCTTTTATTTCGTTATTGACAGACCCAACTACAGGGGGCGTTACCGCTTCGTTCGCCATGTTAGGAGATTTTAATATAGCCGAACCCGGAG is part of the Hyphobacterium sp. CCMP332 genome and encodes:
- a CDS encoding acetyl-CoA carboxylase carboxyltransferase subunit beta yields the protein MAWFNRKAKGIQTPTDQKKDVPDGLWYKTPSGNISHMAELKKNSYVVPEDNYHVRIGSKEYFEIIFDKNKFQELDANMSSADPLNFVDTKAYPARITATQQKTGLKDAVRSAVGKMNGKEIVISCMDFQFIGGSMGSVVGEKIARAIDYSRKHKIPFLMISKSGGARMMEAGFSLMQLAKTSAKLRLLADEKIPFISLLTDPTTGGVTASFAMLGDFNIAEPGALIGFAGPRVIRETIGKDLPKGFQSAEFLMEHGFLDFIVDRRDLKRTLTDLLKMLEN
- a CDS encoding alanine dehydrogenase produces the protein MTKIKFGLIKEQKIPVDKRVPMTPAQCADAMEAFPELEIVVQSSNIRCFKDIDYTEAGVKVVKDVSDCDVLMGVKEVPKKHLIEDKTYFFFSHTIKEQPYNRDLLKTIIKKNIRLIDYEVLTDTNGKRIIAFGRYAGIVGAYNGIWTFGQRYNLFNIRRAHRCFDLEDLKREFGKVKLPAIKIALTGGGRVSKGAMEVLHGMNIQKVTPAEYLEESFREPVFAQLNSRDYHYHKDGIPFSRNEFYKHPEHFKSNFLKYAYQTDLLIAGAYWDPGSPVLFSREQSAGHDFRIRIIADITCDIEGSIPSTKMPSTIEDPIYDYNPSDDSVEKALSDEGNITVMAVDNLPCELPRDASEDFGKELISNVLPQFWNNDKNDILKKATITDQGALTDTYNYLSNYAQIK